A genomic window from Lotus japonicus ecotype B-129 chromosome 1, LjGifu_v1.2 includes:
- the LOC130734540 gene encoding probable alpha,alpha-trehalose-phosphate synthase [UDP-forming] 9 — protein MVARSCVNLVDLVTGDFLNFPQTARALPRVMTVPGIMSDVDGKQSNDDDLNSFASEQRHRMIIVSNFLPLNAEKDETSGRWCFTYDEDSIFWQLKDGLCADTDVVYVGSLKVNVHESEQEEVSLQLLKEFSCVPTFIPSDIQKQFYDGFCKQYLWPLLHSMLPMYPGSCELFDRSLWQAYVSANRIFADKVMEVINPEVDYVWIHDYHLMVLPTILRRRHSRVKLGFFLHSPFPSSEIYRSLPVRSEILKALLNTDLIGFHTFDYARHFLSCCRRILDLEYENKKGYLGIEYFGRTVFIKILPAGIHMGRIESALSHPSCSMKVLEICRELEGRKLIIGVDDMDVFKGVSLKFLAIEKLLKEYPELRGEIVLVQILNPPNSASKDAEEVMEEANITAEMINEKYGFPGYAPIVIIDHHVPFYEKAAYYTLAECCIVNAVRDGMNLIPYQYIVCRQGSAKTDEALEISYDSPRRSALVVSEFIGCSPSLSGAIRVNPWDINDVAEALRSAIMMYDKEKKFRHEKHYKYVSSHDVAYWARHFEQDLVFSCKDHYAKCFWGLGFGLNFRVLALSPSFRKLCTHQIGSAYKRADCRAIFLDYDGTIVPQASIVKAPSPEVVSVLNNLCSDPNNTVFIVSGRGKTSLGEWLDQCENLGIAAEHGYFTRWGKESSWEMSHADTDFTWKRIAEPVMRSYTEATDGSYIETKESALVWHYYDAAPDFGSWQARELLDHLENVLANEPVVVKKGQHIVEVKPQGITKGLVVQQVLSRLTTMKGKSPDFILCIGDDRSDEDMFESILTKSDSATSSSAPEIFACTVGQKPSKARYYLDDTMDVMALLTALGSESRSSTEAPSEKANFCVERTV, from the exons ATGGTGGCAAGATCATGCGTGAATTTGGTGGACTTGGTCACAGGGGATTTTTTAAATTTCCCTCAAACTGCCAGAGCTCTTCCGCGAGTTATGACTGTTCCTGGAATCATGTCTGATGTAGATGGTAAACAGAGTAacgatgatgatttaaattcctTCGCATCAGAACAACGTCACAGGATGATTATTGTATCAAATTTTCTTCCTCTCAATGCTGAAAAGGATGAGACCTCTGGCAGATGGTGCTTTACTTATGATGAAGATTCAATTTTTTGGCAGCTAAAGGATGGCCTCTGTGCTGATACAGATGTTGTTTATGTGGGATCTTTGAAAGTTAATGTTCATGAGAGTGAGCAAGAGGAAGTTTCTCTTCAGTTGCTTAAGGAATTCAGTTGTGTGCCTACTTTTATTCCTTCTGACATCCAGAAACAGTTTTATGATGGATTCTGCAAGCAATACTTGTGGCCTCTACTTCATAGCATGTTGCCCATGTATCCAGGTTCTTGCGAACTCTTTGATAGGTCACTGTGGCAGGCTTATGTTTCTGCTAATAGGATATTTGCTGATAAAGTCATGGAGGTCATTAATCCCGAAGTtgattatgtttggatacatgatTATCATCTCATGGTTCTTCCGACAATTCTCCGGAGGCGGCACAGTCGTGTCAAGCTAGGCTTTTTCCTCCATAGTCCATTTCCTTCATCTGAGATTTATCGATCCCTGCCTGTGAGAAGTGAAATTCTGAAAGCACTGCTCAATACAGATTTAATTGGTTTTCACACATTCGATTATGCTCGCCACTTTCTGTCCTGCTGCAGACGAATCCTTGACTTGGAATATGAAAACAAAAAGGGTTACCTTGGAATTGAATACTTCGGCCGTACAGTATTCATTAAAATATTGCCTGCTGGGATTCATATGGGTCGCATTGAATCGGCCCTAAGTCACCCTTCCTGTTCTATGAAAGTTTTAGAAATCTGCAGAGAATTGGAGGGGAGAAAACTTATTATCGGTGTTGATGATATGGATGTATTTAAAGGTGTAAGTTTAAAGTTCTTGGCCATAGAAAAACTTCTGAAGGAATATCCAGAACTGCGGGGTGAAATAGTACTAGTCCAAATTCTAAATCCCCCAAATAGTGCCAGTAAAGATGCTGAGGAAGTAATGGAGGAGGCCAACATTACTGCGGAAATGATAAATGAGAAGTATGGTTTTCCAGGTTACGCTCCTATCGTTATCATTGATCATCATGTTCCTTTTTATGAGAAGGCAGCCTATTATACTTTGGCAGAATGTTGCATTGTGAACGCTGTACGGGATGGTATGAATTTGATTCCATACCAATACATTGTCTGCAGGCAGGGGAGTGCGAAAACGGATGAAGCCTTGGAAATATCTTATGACTCCCCTCGAAGAAGCGCGCTTGTTGTTTCTGAGTTCATAGGTTGCTCCCCATCTCTTAGTGGAGCAATCAGGGTAAATCCGTGGGATATCAATGATGTAGCTGAAGCACTAAGATCAGCTATTATGATGTACGATAAAGAGAAGAAATTCCGGCATGAGAAGCACTATAAGTATGTTAGTTCTCATGATGTGGCTTACTGGGCCCGGCATTTCGAGCAAGATCTAGTTTTCTCTTGCAAGGATCACTACGCGAAATGTTTCTGGGGCCTTGGCTTTGGCCTGAATTTCAGAGTTTTGGCCCTCTCTCCGAGTTTTAGGAAGCTGTGCACACATCAAATTGGCTCTGCATATAAAAGGGCAGATTGCAGGGCAATCTTTTTGGATTATGATGGTACTATTGTACCTCAAGCTTCCATTGTAAAAGCTCCAAGTCCTGAAGTTGTATCTGTGCTAAATAATCTCTGCAGTGACCCTAACAATACTGTGTTTATTGTTAGCGGCCGGGGGAAAACATCACTGGGTGAATGGCTTGATCAGTGTGAGAACCTTGGTATAGCGGCTGAGCACGGTTATTTTACAAG GTGGGGTAAAGAATCAAGCTGGGAAATGAGTCATGCAGACACAGATTTTACATGGAAAAGGATTGCTGAACCCGTTATGAGATCATATACTGAGGCGACAGACGGCTCCTACATAGAGACCAAAGAGAGTGCATTGGTATGGCATTACTATGACGCTGCTCCTGATTTCGGATCATGGCAAGCCAGGGAGCTCTTGGATCACCTTGAAAATGTGCTCGCAAATGAACCTGTAGTAGTAAAAAAGGGTCAGCATATTGTTGAAGTCAAGCCTCAG GGGATTACTAAAGGGTTAGTTGTACAGCAAGTTCTGTCTAGACTAACAACCATGAAAGGAAAATCGCCGGATTTTATACTTTGCATCGGAGATGATAGATCTGATGAGGACATGTTCGAGAGCATATTGACCAAATCTGACAGTGCAACTTCATCCTCAGCACCAGAAATCTTTGCCTGCACTGTTGGCCAAAAACCAAGCAAAGCAAGATACTACCTAGATGATACCATGGACGTGATGGCGCTACTTACCGCTTTGGGGTCTGAATCAAGATCTTCTACAGAAGCCCCTTCTGAAAAAGCAAACTTCTGCGTTGAGAGAACTGTTTAA